A window of the Carassius gibelio isolate Cgi1373 ecotype wild population from Czech Republic chromosome B16, carGib1.2-hapl.c, whole genome shotgun sequence genome harbors these coding sequences:
- the LOC127975019 gene encoding tumor necrosis factor receptor superfamily member 3, producing MGDVKCSKCPKGKYVFASCNATSETVCKTCPRRTFIDQENSLTQCIACRECSSTSNMEMVKECEEDKNTECRCKLGYYCTHISDSHCDNCSPVSTCPPGQGVDLHHTFEKNTVCVACPEGTYSDVDDYISSCKNYTSCDDLGRHVKVPGTSQSDVVCGQFKAPCSWLLPASLWAGIVITAIIIVMILFIIYWRNKRQSKRLEISLRHVSPVLPPDILKYPADCDVEKQAEHQQCTHLVGKYTDMDSSIQCDGFSQPLTVSETYRPSAAANGYTDNITCHSNYQSEPQESEWND from the exons ATGGGAGATGTGAAATGCAGCAAATGTCCAAAAG gaAAATATGTGTTTGCCAGCTGCAATGCCACATCAGAAACAGTGTGTAAAACCTGTCCACGACGCACATTTATTGATCAGGAAAACAGTCTGACCCAGTGTATAGCCTGCAGGGAGTGCTCCAGCA CCAGCAACATGGAGATGGTAAAGGAGTGTGAGGAAGACAAAAACACAGAGTGCAGGTGTAAGCTGGGATACTACTGTACACACATAAGTGACTCCCACTGCGATAACTGCAGTCCGGTCTCCACCTGTCCTCCAGGGCAAGGAGTCGACCTTCATC ACACGTTCGAGAAAAACACAGTGTGCGTTGCCTGTCCAGAGGGAACCTACAGCGATGTGGACGACTACATTTCCAGCTGCAAAAATTATACAAG ttgtgatgatttgggtcGACATGTGAAGGTTCCTGGGACCAGCCAATCAGATGTTGTGTGTGGACAATTTAAAGCAC CTTGTTCTTGGTTGTTACCTGCAAGTCTGTGGGCAGGGATTGTGATTACTGCCATAATTATAGTTATGATCCTGTTTATAATTTATTGGAGAAACAAACGTCAGTCAAAAAGATTAG AAATTTCTTTAAGGCACGTCTCGCCAGTGCTTCCTCCAGACATCCTGAAATACCCTGCAGACTGTGATGTGGAGAAGCAGGCAGAACATCAGCAATGCACACATTTAG TTGGAAAGTACACCGACATGGACAGCAGCATACAGTGTGATGGATTTTCGCAACCGCTGACAGTGTCAGAGACATACAGGCCCTCAGCTGCCGCAAACGGATATACAGACAACATCACATGCCACTCGAACTATCAGTCAGAGCCGCAGGAGTCTGAATGGAACGATTAA
- the LOC127975020 gene encoding retinol-binding protein 1-like, with the protein MSKPNYTGIYNMVSQENFEEYLAALDVNYALRKVVCILKPSKHIEHDVNTGKMTIKTVTTFRNFDMDFTLGQEFTEDLGPVDGRKCQTTVDWDGDKLICVQRGEKEGRGWTHWLEGNLLHLEMRVQGVTAKQVFKKAE; encoded by the exons ATGTCCAAACCGAATTATACTGGCATTTACAACATGGTTTCCCAGGAAAATTTTGAAGAATATCTCGCTGCTTTGG ATGTTAATTATGCATTAAGGAAAGTGGTCTGCATTCTGAAACCCAGCAAACATATTGAGCATGATGTGAACACAGGCAAAATGACGATTAAGACCGTCACCACCTTTAGGAACTTTGACATGGACTTCACTTTGGGACAGGAGTTCACTGAGGACCTGGGACCAGTCGATGGGCGAAAGtgccag ACCACAGTGGACTGGGACGGTGATAAATTGATCTGTGTCCAGCGAGGAGAGAAAGAGGGCAGAGGCTGGACACACTGGCTAGAAGGAAACCTCCTCCATTTG gagATGAGGGTTCAGGGTGTCACTGCCAAGCAAGTCTTTAAGAAGGCTGAGTGA
- the LOC127975018 gene encoding tyrosine-protein phosphatase non-receptor type 6 isoform X1, producing the protein MVRWFHRDLSGIDAESVLKTRGVHGSFLARPSKKNVGDFSLSVRVGELVTHIRIQNTGDYYDLYGGEKFATLAELVEYYTGDHGTLQDKDGTIIELRYPLNCSDPTTERWYHGHLSGPNAEKLLRERNEPGTFLVRESLSKPGDFVLSVLTDDMTSSGRRVSHIKIMCNNDRYTVGGKEVFDSLADLLEHFKRSGIEELSGTMVYLKQPYYSTRLNAADIESRVQQLDQTSGNMDGANKKIKAGFWEEFDALQKLETKVTKSRDEGMRPENKSKNRYKNILPFDDTRVILENADPNVVGSDYINANYVVVRARHKSQHNHKSLKFFLLNHLFSLLLSLSICLCSQNKLMDINYQKVYIACQGCLATTVNDFWQMVWQEKSRVIVMTTREVEKGRNKCVPYWPATEGDSKEVGRYVVTLLSEKDAADYKVRVMELTAPHRKEPARTIWHYQYLSWPDHGVPQEPGGVLSFLEQVNIKQHELSSTGPAIVHCSAGIGRTGTIVVIDMLIDNIDAKGLDCDIDIQKCIQMVREQRSGMVQTEAQYKFIYLAVLQYIESTKVTRRAVMETETEYGNLSIQSKHQKASRKASAKKNEDVYENLGAKGKKDVKKQRSEDKKSGSVRKR; encoded by the exons agtgGGAGAGCTAGTCACACACATTAGGATTCAGAACACGGGTGATTACTATGACCTGTACGGCGGGGAGAAGTTTGCCACGTTGGCCGAGTTGGTGGAATACTACACCGGAGATCATGGAACCCTACAGGATAAAGATGGGACCATTATTGAGCTCAGATACCCTTTAAACTGTTCTGATCCCACCACTGAGAG GTGGTACCATGGCCACTTATCGGGTCCAAACGCTGAGAAGCTGCTCAGAGAGCGAAATGAGCCCGGGACATTCCTGGTGAGGGAGTCGCTCTCCAAACCAGGAGACTTTGTTCTGTCTGTGCTGACCGATGATATGACCAGTTCTGGTAGGAGGGTCTCCCATATCAAGATCATGTGCAAT AATGACCGTTACACAGTAGGTGGTAAAGAGGTTTTTGACTCTTTGGCAGACCTTTTGGAGCATTTCAAACGCAGTGGTATTGAGGAATTGTCAGGGACAATGGTTTACCTCAAACAG CCTTATTACTCCACGAGGTTGAACGCGGCTGATATTGAGAGCAGAGTACAGCAGCTCGACCAGACCTCAGGCAACATGGACGGGGCCAATAAAAAGATTAAAGCTGGCTTCTGGGAAGAGTTTGAT GCGCTGCAGAAGTTGGAAACTAAGGTAACGAAGAGCAGAGATGAAGGAATGAGACcagaaaacaaaagcaaaaacagaTACAAGAACATCCTTCCCT TTGATGATACTAGGGTTATCCTGGAAAACGCAGATCCCAATGTTGTCGGCTCTGATTACATCAATGCCAACTACGTTGTAGTACGTGCACGACATAAATCACAACATAATCATAAATCTCTCAAATTCTTTTTGTTAAATCATCtcttttctctccttctctctctttctatatgtCTGTGTTCACAGAATAAATTAATGGATATTAATTACCAGAAAGTTTACATTGCTTGTCAAGGCTGCCTCGCAACAACTGTAAATGATTTCTGGCAAATGGTATGGCAAGAAAAGTCACGAGTAATTGTCATGACAACAAGGGAGGTTGAGAAAGGACGG AATAAGTGTGTGCCATACTGGCCTGCTACTGAAGGAGATTCAAAGGAAGTAGGCAGATATGTGGTGACGTTACTGTCTGAGAAGGATGCTGCTGATTACAAGGTCAGAGTGATGGAGCTCACAGCTCCACACCGG AAAGAGCCAGCTCGCACCATTTGGCACTACCAATATTTGAGCTGGCCGGATCATGGCGTTCCACAAGAGCCTGGTGGAGTGCTTAGCTTTCTGGAGCAAGTCAACATCAAACAGCACGAACTGTCTTCAACTGGACCTGCGATCGTCCACTGCAG TGCTGGTATTGGGCGAACGGGAACCATTGTGGTAATCGACATGCTTATAGATAACATTGATGCTAAAG GTCTGGACTGTGACATTGACATCCAGAAGTGTATTCAGATGGTTAGAGAACAGCGGTCTGGCATGGTGCAAACGGAAGCACAGTACAAGTTCATCTACTTGGCTGTGCTACAGTATATAGAGTCGACGAAGGTCACACGAAGAGCTGTCATG GAAACAGAAACTGAATATGGAAACCTCTCAATTCAGTCCAAACACCAGAAGGCCAGTCGCAAAGCCTCTGCAAA aaaaaatgaAGACGTTTATGAGAATCTAGGAGCAAAAGGAAAGAAAGATGTCAAAAAGCAGCGATCGGAGGATAAAAAGAGTGGATCTGTCAGGAAacgataa
- the LOC127975018 gene encoding tyrosine-protein phosphatase non-receptor type 6 isoform X3 produces MVRWFHRDLSGIDAESVLKTRGVHGSFLARPSKKNVGDFSLSVRVGELVTHIRIQNTGDYYDLYGGEKFATLAELVEYYTGDHGTLQDKDGTIIELRYPLNCSDPTTERWYHGHLSGPNAEKLLRERNEPGTFLVRESLSKPGDFVLSVLTDDMTSSGRRVSHIKIMCNNDRYTVGGKEVFDSLADLLEHFKRSGIEELSGTMVYLKQPYYSTRLNAADIESRVQQLDQTSGNMDGANKKIKAGFWEEFDALQKLETKVTKSRDEGMRPENKSKNRYKNILPFDDTRVILENADPNVVGSDYINANYVVNKLMDINYQKVYIACQGCLATTVNDFWQMVWQEKSRVIVMTTREVEKGRNKCVPYWPATEGDSKEVGRYVVTLLSEKDAADYKVRVMELTAPHRKEPARTIWHYQYLSWPDHGVPQEPGGVLSFLEQVNIKQHELSSTGPAIVHCSAGIGRTGTIVVIDMLIDNIDAKGLDCDIDIQKCIQMVREQRSGMVQTEAQYKFIYLAVLQYIESTKVTRRAVMETETEYGNLSIQSKHQKASRKASAKKNEDVYENLGAKGKKDVKKQRSEDKKSGSVRKR; encoded by the exons agtgGGAGAGCTAGTCACACACATTAGGATTCAGAACACGGGTGATTACTATGACCTGTACGGCGGGGAGAAGTTTGCCACGTTGGCCGAGTTGGTGGAATACTACACCGGAGATCATGGAACCCTACAGGATAAAGATGGGACCATTATTGAGCTCAGATACCCTTTAAACTGTTCTGATCCCACCACTGAGAG GTGGTACCATGGCCACTTATCGGGTCCAAACGCTGAGAAGCTGCTCAGAGAGCGAAATGAGCCCGGGACATTCCTGGTGAGGGAGTCGCTCTCCAAACCAGGAGACTTTGTTCTGTCTGTGCTGACCGATGATATGACCAGTTCTGGTAGGAGGGTCTCCCATATCAAGATCATGTGCAAT AATGACCGTTACACAGTAGGTGGTAAAGAGGTTTTTGACTCTTTGGCAGACCTTTTGGAGCATTTCAAACGCAGTGGTATTGAGGAATTGTCAGGGACAATGGTTTACCTCAAACAG CCTTATTACTCCACGAGGTTGAACGCGGCTGATATTGAGAGCAGAGTACAGCAGCTCGACCAGACCTCAGGCAACATGGACGGGGCCAATAAAAAGATTAAAGCTGGCTTCTGGGAAGAGTTTGAT GCGCTGCAGAAGTTGGAAACTAAGGTAACGAAGAGCAGAGATGAAGGAATGAGACcagaaaacaaaagcaaaaacagaTACAAGAACATCCTTCCCT TTGATGATACTAGGGTTATCCTGGAAAACGCAGATCCCAATGTTGTCGGCTCTGATTACATCAATGCCAACTACGTTGTA AATAAATTAATGGATATTAATTACCAGAAAGTTTACATTGCTTGTCAAGGCTGCCTCGCAACAACTGTAAATGATTTCTGGCAAATGGTATGGCAAGAAAAGTCACGAGTAATTGTCATGACAACAAGGGAGGTTGAGAAAGGACGG AATAAGTGTGTGCCATACTGGCCTGCTACTGAAGGAGATTCAAAGGAAGTAGGCAGATATGTGGTGACGTTACTGTCTGAGAAGGATGCTGCTGATTACAAGGTCAGAGTGATGGAGCTCACAGCTCCACACCGG AAAGAGCCAGCTCGCACCATTTGGCACTACCAATATTTGAGCTGGCCGGATCATGGCGTTCCACAAGAGCCTGGTGGAGTGCTTAGCTTTCTGGAGCAAGTCAACATCAAACAGCACGAACTGTCTTCAACTGGACCTGCGATCGTCCACTGCAG TGCTGGTATTGGGCGAACGGGAACCATTGTGGTAATCGACATGCTTATAGATAACATTGATGCTAAAG GTCTGGACTGTGACATTGACATCCAGAAGTGTATTCAGATGGTTAGAGAACAGCGGTCTGGCATGGTGCAAACGGAAGCACAGTACAAGTTCATCTACTTGGCTGTGCTACAGTATATAGAGTCGACGAAGGTCACACGAAGAGCTGTCATG GAAACAGAAACTGAATATGGAAACCTCTCAATTCAGTCCAAACACCAGAAGGCCAGTCGCAAAGCCTCTGCAAA aaaaaatgaAGACGTTTATGAGAATCTAGGAGCAAAAGGAAAGAAAGATGTCAAAAAGCAGCGATCGGAGGATAAAAAGAGTGGATCTGTCAGGAAacgataa
- the LOC127975018 gene encoding tyrosine-protein phosphatase non-receptor type 6 isoform X2 → MLNRWFHRDLSGIDAESVLKTRGVHGSFLARPSKKNVGDFSLSVRVGELVTHIRIQNTGDYYDLYGGEKFATLAELVEYYTGDHGTLQDKDGTIIELRYPLNCSDPTTERWYHGHLSGPNAEKLLRERNEPGTFLVRESLSKPGDFVLSVLTDDMTSSGRRVSHIKIMCNNDRYTVGGKEVFDSLADLLEHFKRSGIEELSGTMVYLKQPYYSTRLNAADIESRVQQLDQTSGNMDGANKKIKAGFWEEFDALQKLETKVTKSRDEGMRPENKSKNRYKNILPFDDTRVILENADPNVVGSDYINANYVVNKLMDINYQKVYIACQGCLATTVNDFWQMVWQEKSRVIVMTTREVEKGRNKCVPYWPATEGDSKEVGRYVVTLLSEKDAADYKVRVMELTAPHRKEPARTIWHYQYLSWPDHGVPQEPGGVLSFLEQVNIKQHELSSTGPAIVHCSAGIGRTGTIVVIDMLIDNIDAKGLDCDIDIQKCIQMVREQRSGMVQTEAQYKFIYLAVLQYIESTKVTRRAVMETETEYGNLSIQSKHQKASRKASAKKNEDVYENLGAKGKKDVKKQRSEDKKSGSVRKR, encoded by the exons agtgGGAGAGCTAGTCACACACATTAGGATTCAGAACACGGGTGATTACTATGACCTGTACGGCGGGGAGAAGTTTGCCACGTTGGCCGAGTTGGTGGAATACTACACCGGAGATCATGGAACCCTACAGGATAAAGATGGGACCATTATTGAGCTCAGATACCCTTTAAACTGTTCTGATCCCACCACTGAGAG GTGGTACCATGGCCACTTATCGGGTCCAAACGCTGAGAAGCTGCTCAGAGAGCGAAATGAGCCCGGGACATTCCTGGTGAGGGAGTCGCTCTCCAAACCAGGAGACTTTGTTCTGTCTGTGCTGACCGATGATATGACCAGTTCTGGTAGGAGGGTCTCCCATATCAAGATCATGTGCAAT AATGACCGTTACACAGTAGGTGGTAAAGAGGTTTTTGACTCTTTGGCAGACCTTTTGGAGCATTTCAAACGCAGTGGTATTGAGGAATTGTCAGGGACAATGGTTTACCTCAAACAG CCTTATTACTCCACGAGGTTGAACGCGGCTGATATTGAGAGCAGAGTACAGCAGCTCGACCAGACCTCAGGCAACATGGACGGGGCCAATAAAAAGATTAAAGCTGGCTTCTGGGAAGAGTTTGAT GCGCTGCAGAAGTTGGAAACTAAGGTAACGAAGAGCAGAGATGAAGGAATGAGACcagaaaacaaaagcaaaaacagaTACAAGAACATCCTTCCCT TTGATGATACTAGGGTTATCCTGGAAAACGCAGATCCCAATGTTGTCGGCTCTGATTACATCAATGCCAACTACGTTGTA AATAAATTAATGGATATTAATTACCAGAAAGTTTACATTGCTTGTCAAGGCTGCCTCGCAACAACTGTAAATGATTTCTGGCAAATGGTATGGCAAGAAAAGTCACGAGTAATTGTCATGACAACAAGGGAGGTTGAGAAAGGACGG AATAAGTGTGTGCCATACTGGCCTGCTACTGAAGGAGATTCAAAGGAAGTAGGCAGATATGTGGTGACGTTACTGTCTGAGAAGGATGCTGCTGATTACAAGGTCAGAGTGATGGAGCTCACAGCTCCACACCGG AAAGAGCCAGCTCGCACCATTTGGCACTACCAATATTTGAGCTGGCCGGATCATGGCGTTCCACAAGAGCCTGGTGGAGTGCTTAGCTTTCTGGAGCAAGTCAACATCAAACAGCACGAACTGTCTTCAACTGGACCTGCGATCGTCCACTGCAG TGCTGGTATTGGGCGAACGGGAACCATTGTGGTAATCGACATGCTTATAGATAACATTGATGCTAAAG GTCTGGACTGTGACATTGACATCCAGAAGTGTATTCAGATGGTTAGAGAACAGCGGTCTGGCATGGTGCAAACGGAAGCACAGTACAAGTTCATCTACTTGGCTGTGCTACAGTATATAGAGTCGACGAAGGTCACACGAAGAGCTGTCATG GAAACAGAAACTGAATATGGAAACCTCTCAATTCAGTCCAAACACCAGAAGGCCAGTCGCAAAGCCTCTGCAAA aaaaaatgaAGACGTTTATGAGAATCTAGGAGCAAAAGGAAAGAAAGATGTCAAAAAGCAGCGATCGGAGGATAAAAAGAGTGGATCTGTCAGGAAacgataa